A genomic region of Mycobacterium senriense contains the following coding sequences:
- a CDS encoding alpha/beta hydrolase produces MRTVEYAPGRLADVFGEPAPSTILLWHGAQTDARAAVGPLAGMLGGRSAVVVAPDWNSHAADGGRADLLRSLEFTRNLATDAERILLVGWSMGGAAAAGVTLNAAQFDFAPAHTVCLAGAFMVPDPISGAPLTDGLNAAGVGSPFSLLHGLDDDVVPVAASREFAARLESVGWPVEMVELAADHGSIAGADYDALADRYEPAKDGPARIVAQQVADRIAAMLGG; encoded by the coding sequence CCGGCTGGCCGATGTCTTCGGCGAGCCGGCGCCGTCCACGATCTTGTTGTGGCATGGCGCGCAAACCGATGCCCGCGCCGCCGTCGGCCCACTGGCCGGCATGCTGGGCGGGCGCTCCGCCGTGGTGGTGGCACCGGACTGGAACTCCCATGCCGCTGACGGCGGGCGGGCGGATCTGCTGCGGTCGCTGGAGTTCACCCGCAACCTCGCCACCGATGCCGAGCGCATCCTGCTTGTCGGATGGTCGATGGGCGGGGCCGCCGCGGCGGGCGTGACGCTGAACGCGGCGCAATTCGACTTCGCTCCCGCGCACACGGTCTGCCTCGCCGGAGCGTTCATGGTCCCCGATCCGATCTCCGGTGCGCCGCTGACCGATGGGCTGAACGCCGCCGGCGTCGGTTCGCCGTTCTCGTTGCTGCACGGTCTCGATGATGACGTCGTGCCGGTGGCCGCCAGCCGAGAATTTGCCGCCCGCCTGGAAAGTGTCGGCTGGCCGGTGGAGATGGTCGAACTGGCGGCCGATCACGGGTCGATCGCCGGCGCCGACTACGACGCCCTCGCGGACCGCTACGAACCGGCGAAGGACGGACCGGCCCGGATCGTGGCGCAACAGGTCGCCGACCGGATCGCGGCGATGCTGGGCGGTTGA